The Parus major isolate Abel chromosome 24, Parus_major1.1, whole genome shotgun sequence genome contains a region encoding:
- the C1QTNF5 gene encoding complement C1q tumor necrosis factor-related protein 5 — protein sequence MKQLFLLFLLGLITRSLQIEDNKIPGLCSGQPGIPGTPGLHGGQGLPGRDGRDGRDGARGMPGEKGEMGPPGVPGPRGEVGSPGVDGLHGEKGAQGECAVAPRSAFSAKRSESRSPPLADQPILFDVVLINEQGHYDPATGKFTCEVPGLYYFAVHATVYRTSLQFDIMKNGHSIASFFQYYGNWPKPTSLSGGSLVRLEPEDEVWVQVGVGDYIGFYASVKTDSTFTGFLVYSYWQNSAVFA from the exons AtgaagcagcttttcctcctcttcctcctcggGCTCATCACCAGGTCCTTGCAGATCGAAGATAACAAGATCCCTGGGCTGTGCTCGGGGCAGCCGGGCATCCCGGGGACCCCGGGCCTGCACGGGGGCCAGGGTTTGCCAGGCAGAGACGGACGAGATGGCCGGGATGGAGCCAGGGGGATGCcaggggagaagggggagaTGGGCCCTCCTG gaGTGCCCGGTCCCCGCGGCGAGGTGGGCAGCCCCGGTGTGGATGGGCTGCACGGTGAGAAGGGAGCTCAGGGCGAGTGCGCCGTGGCTCCTCGCTCTGCCTTCAGCGCCAAGCGCTCCGAGTCCCGCAGTCCTCCCCTGGCCGACCAGCCCATCCTCTTCGACGTGGTGCTCATCAACGAGCAGGGCCACTACGATCCTGCCACGGGCAAGTTCACCTGCGAGGTGCCCGGCCTGTACTACTTCGCCGTGCACGCCACCGTGTACCGCACCAGCCTGCAGTTCGACATCATGAAGAACGGCCACTCCATCGCCTCCTTCTTCCAGTACTACGGCAACTGGCCCAAGCCCACCTCGCTCTCGGGGGGCTCCCTGGTCCGCCTGGAGCCCGAGGATGAGGTGTGGGTGCAGGTGGGCGTGGGGGACTACATCGGCTTCTACGCCAGCGTCAAGACGGACAGCACCTTCACCGGCTTCCTCGTCTACTCCTACTGGCAAAACTCCGCCGTGTTCGCCTGA
- the LOC107214478 gene encoding uncharacterized protein LOC107214478 — translation MPAPGSASAIADAESFWIYLEAEEDREQLQGLVCQCLGGLPSPSIFPCLPCSLGTSCWNFWSVGPAGNTPAIPVRSQLPEQWGPSPGCPPLQLQGVWQPPQPGQGRQHSPAGSCQQPHLGSPQDTPAQPWAARGGCLQPCALSPGRNNGSFRCIRSGKSPGPTRAPLQDAVAHSSSGLGGAGDGVPHSMHPAGREQPQAAGESPQEGSGAAGSPALCPQQPQASLPWLTLQPCARAGARGLLAVFVEGSVFLHDGSWDIYLLLEPGQTALGKASSLPWESPARRNSCSPTVPQGPGAPLCPQCCGDVTQGLCPACCLIPVSPWLSPPLSTGSLP, via the coding sequence ATGCCAGCTCCAGGGAGTGCCTCAGCCATCGCAGACGCTGAGTCCTTCTGGATTTAtctggaagcagaggaagacagggaacagctccagggctTGGTGTGCCAGTGCCTGGGGGGAttgcccagccccagcatctTTCCATGCCTCCCTTGTTCCTTGGGCACATCCTGCTGGAATTTCTGGAGTGTGGGTCCTGCTGGCAACACTCCAGCGATCCCAGTGCGCTCCCAGCTGCCTGAGCAGTGGGGACCATCCCCAGGGTGccctcccctgcagctgcagggcgTGTGGCAGCCCCCACAGCCAGGCCAAGGCAGGCAGCACAGTCCTGCTGGgtcctgccagcagcctcaCCTCGGGTCCCCTCAGGacacccctgcccagccctgggcagccagaGGCGGGTGCCTGCAGCCTTGTGCTCTCAGCCCAGGCAGGAACAATGGCTCATTTCGCTGCATCCGCTCCGGAAAATCCCCCGGCCCCACTCGGGCTCCACTCCAGGACGCTGTGGCTCACTCTTCCTCTGGCCTTGGAGGGGCAGGTGATGGAGTCCCCCACAGCATGCACCCTGCGGgcagggaacagcctcaggctgctggggagagccCTCAGGAAGgatctggagctgcagggagcccagccctgtgtccccagcagccacaaGCTTCCCTGCCTTGGCTcaccctgcagccctgtgcAAGAGCAGGAGCACGAGGGCTGCTCGCCGTGTTTGTGGAGGGCTCTGTGTTTCTCCATGATGGGAGCTGGGATATCTATCTCCTCCTGGAGCCTGGCCAGACAGCCCTGGGAAAGGCAAGTTCTCTTCCATGGGAAAGTCCTGCAAGAAGAAATTCCTGCAGCCCCACCGTTCCCCAGGGCCCTGGTGCTCCAttgtgtccccagtgctgtgggGATGTGACACAAGGACTGTGTCCTGCTTGCTGCCTTATCCCAGTCAGTCCTTGGCTGTCCCCACCCCTCTCCACAGGGAGCCTTCCCTGA
- the RNF26 gene encoding E3 ubiquitin-protein ligase RNF26: MDVLFALLRGLRLLFDLLLLVLDLNFFLVSSLVSALLWLLAAASSLPAAAAAAVVACWDALVLVRGCCGAMEAMRAAGHLVSHLVSHLALRGRELVQRGLGAVLGCGQALGRQLCEALAIGTSLLMYLVNSLVNVCLIGTQNLFTLLVPLWDSLAGPVIRVAELLAAFLAHVSSGAIAVSILLWSPCQMAFELLFSATDLFISIFFVNVYGLVLLLLIVVVSAFVFNPGLLWTLTGYLLGYFHTLPSFRRLQQDVWRLHQVAVLTLGVAMTSQPWRRLMDWILQVTNWSQGGRMVNQGSDHRRPAAAPRAPATDRVTLGQLLAELEEQLDAEQGPQPRPALSRAGAGQRPQTSREEPGTSWWKAPRKRQLNATAGNAEGTPDDDPWVLLKEQEERKKCVICQDQTKTVLLLPCRHLCLCQECTEVLLQQDIYQRNCPLCRQVILQTLNVYL; this comes from the coding sequence ATGGACGTGCTGTTCGCTCTGCTCCGCGGGCTGCGCCTGCTGTTcgacctgctgctgctggtgctcgACCTCAACTTCTTCCTGGTGTCCTCGCTGGTCTCTGcgctgctgtggctgctggccGCGGCCTCCAGCCTGCCCGCGGCCGCGGCCGCGGCGGTGGTGGCGTGCTGGGATGCGCTGGTGCTGGTGCGCGGGTGCTGCGGGGCCATGGAGGCCATGCGGGCGGCCGGGCACCTGGTGTCGCACCTGGTGTCTCACCTGGCGCTGCGGGGCCGGGAGCTGGTCCAGCGAGGGCTGGGAGCCGTGCTGGGCTGCGGGCAGGCGCTGGGCCGGCAGCTGTGCGAGGCGCTGGCCATCGGCACCAGCCTGCTGATGTACCTGGTCAACAGCCTGGTCAACGTGTGTCTCATCGGCACCCAGAACCTCTTCACGCTGCTCGTCCCCCTCTGGGACTCGCTTGCCGGACCCGTCATTAgggtggctgagctgctggccGCGTTCCTGGCGCACGTGTCCAGCGGTGCCATCGCCGTGTCCATCCTGCTGTGGTCGCCCTGCCAGATGGCCTTCGAGCTGCTCTTCTCCGCCACCGACCTCTTCATCAGCATCTTCTTCGTCAACGTTTATGGCCTGGTCTTGCTCCTGCTCATCGTGGTGGTCAGCGCTTTCGTGTTCAACCCCGGGCTGCTGTGGACGCTGACGGGATACCTGCTGGGCTACTTCCACACGCTGCCCTCCTTCCGCCGCCTGCAGCAGGACGTGTGGCGGCTCCACCAGGTGGCCGTGCTGACCCTGGGAGTGGCCATGACCTCCCAGCCCTGGCGCAGGCTGATGGACTGGATCCTGCAGGTGACCAACTGGAgccagggagggaggatggTGAACCAGGGCAGTGACCACCGACGGCCCGCGGCTGCCCCCAGAGCCCCGGCCACCGACAGGGTGACCCTGGGCCAGTTGCTGGCcgagctggaggagcagctggatgcaGAGCAGGGGCCACAGCCACGTCCTGCTCTGAGCcgtgctggggcagggcagcgTCCCCAGACATCCAGGGAGGAGCCAGGCACATCCTGGTGGAAAGCCCCGAGGAAGCGGCAGCTGAACGCGACGGCCGGGAATGCTGAGGGAACCCCCGACGACGacccctgggtgctgctgaaAGAGCAAGAGGAGCGTAAGAAATGTGTCATCTGCCAGGACCAGACCAAgacagtcctgctgctgccctgcaggcacctgtgcctgtgccaggagtgcacagaggtgctcctgcagcaggacatcTACCAGCGCAACTGTCCCCTGTGCCGCCAGGTGATCCTGCAGACCCTCAACGTGTACCTGTGA
- the USP2 gene encoding ubiquitin carboxyl-terminal hydrolase 2 isoform X2: MRDSYTVTLPEEPPALPDLHKDLRPRTSMPGSLLVSTFVGLVLNKTKSSKAVQGLTGLRNLGNTCFMNSILQCLSNTKELRDYCLQNQYLRDLNNNSRMRTALMSEFAKLIQLLWTSSPNESVSPSEFKTQIQRYAPRFVGYNQQDAQEFLRFLLDGLHSEVNRVLVRPRASTDTLDHLPDDEKSRQMWRRYQEREDSRISDLFVGQLKSSLTCSECGYCSTAFDPFWDLSLPIPKKGYGEVTLMDCLRLFTKEDVLDGDEKPTCCRCKARTRCTKKFSIQKFPKILVLHLKRFSEARIRSSKLTTFVNFPLKDLDLREFASQSCNHAVYNLYAVSNHSGTTMGGHYTAYCKSPVSSEWHSFNDSRVTPMSSSHVRSSDAYLLFYELASPSSRM, encoded by the exons ATGAGGGACTCCTACACCGTGACGCTGCCCGAGGAGCCCCCCGCGCTCCCCGACCTTCACAAGGACCTGCGGCCCCGCACCTCCATGCCAGGGTCCCTACTGGTCTCCACCTTCGTCGGGCTCGTCCTCAACAAGACCAAG agctccaaGGCCGTGCAGGGGCTGACCGGCCTGCGGAACCTCGGCAACACG TGCTTCATGAACTCCATCCTGCAGTGCCTGAGCAACACCAAGGAGCTGCGGGATTACTGCCTGCAGAACCAGTACCTGCGGGACCTCAACAACAACAGCCGCATGCGCACGGCGCTCATGTCAG AGTTTGCAAAGCTGATTCAGCTGCTCTGGACCTCGTCCCCCAACGAGAGCGTGAGCCCCTCCGAGTTCAAGACGCAGATCCAGAGATACGCCCCACGCTTCGTCGGCTACAA CCAGCAGGATGCACAGGAATTCCTGCGGTTCCTGCTGGACGGGCTGCACAGCGAGGTGAACCGTGTGCTGGTGCGGCCCCGGGCCAGCACCGACACCCTGGATCACCTCCC TGACGATGAGAAGAGCCGGCAGATGTGGAGGAGGTACCAGGAGAGGGAGGACAGCCGCATCAGcg ACCTCTTCGTTGGGCAGCTGAAGAGTTCTCTGACCTGCAGTGAGTGCGGCTACTGCTCCACAGCCTTCGACCCCTTCTGGGActtgtccctgcccatccccaAG AAAGGCTACGGGGAGGTGACGCTCATGGATTGCCTCCGGCTCTTCACCAAAGAGGACGTGCTGGATGGGGACGAGAAACCG ACGTGTTGTCGCTGCAAAGCCAGGACAAGGTGCACCAAAAAATTCAGCATCCAGAAGTTCCCCAAGATCTTGGTGCTTC ACCTGAAGCGCTTCTCCGAGGCCAGGATACGAAGCAGCAAACTCACCACTTTCGTCAACTTCCCGCTGAAGGACCTGGACCTCCGGGAATTCGCCTCGCAGAGCTGCA ACCACGCCGTTTACAACCTCTACGCCGTCTCCAACCACTCGGGCACCACCATGGGGGGACACTACACAGCCTACTGCAAGAGCCCTGTGTCCAGCGAGTGGCACAGCTTCAACGACTCCCG CGTCACCCCCATGTCCTCGAGCCACGTGCGCAGCAGCGATGCCTACCTGCTCTTCTACGAGCTGGCCAGCCCGTCCTCCCGCATGtag
- the USP2 gene encoding ubiquitin carboxyl-terminal hydrolase 2 isoform X1, which yields MSQLSSTLKRYVDSSRYAETTYSKVPSGYSSYSSYGSTLSPTYADSDKIGFKASYLPSPRYHHAGGLSPTGGYDSSRLYPDPSIRLSPSYIRTQPRPPGAGLSGGACYTFSGSPTGYLPSTAPLSRHKSISHSDLAREFSGLHTSDSAYLATAGALSTRGRPELGNLQGLYQAATHSDYVRGYLESYGRKSHHGSLSTGHLSPSQATLPPSGTRCASQPCERSDEHCAQDPTSSKAVQGLTGLRNLGNTCFMNSILQCLSNTKELRDYCLQNQYLRDLNNNSRMRTALMSEFAKLIQLLWTSSPNESVSPSEFKTQIQRYAPRFVGYNQQDAQEFLRFLLDGLHSEVNRVLVRPRASTDTLDHLPDDEKSRQMWRRYQEREDSRISDLFVGQLKSSLTCSECGYCSTAFDPFWDLSLPIPKKGYGEVTLMDCLRLFTKEDVLDGDEKPTCCRCKARTRCTKKFSIQKFPKILVLHLKRFSEARIRSSKLTTFVNFPLKDLDLREFASQSCNHAVYNLYAVSNHSGTTMGGHYTAYCKSPVSSEWHSFNDSRVTPMSSSHVRSSDAYLLFYELASPSSRM from the exons ATGTCCCAGCTCTCCTCCACGCTGAAGCGATACGTGGACTCCTCCCGCTACGCCGAGACCACCTACAGCAAAGTGCCCAGCGGCTACAGCTCCTACAGCTCCTATGGATCCACCCTGTCCCCCACCTACGCAGACAGCGACAAAATCGGCTTCAAAGCCAGCTACCTGCCGTCCCCCCGCTACCACCACGCTGGGGGGCTGTCCCCCACCGGCGGCTATGACAGCAGCCGGCTGTACCCCGACCCCAGCATCCGCCTGAGCCCCTCGTACATCCGCACGCAGCCGCGGCCGCCCGGCGCCGGGCTCAGCGGTGGTGCCTGCTACACCTTCAGCGGCAGCCCCACGGGCTACCTGCCCTCCACAGCGCCCCTGAGCCGCCACAAATCCATCAGCCACTCGGACCTGGCGCGGGAGTTCTCGGGGCTGCACACCTCAGACAGCGCCTACCTGGCCACGGCCGGCGCGCTCAGCACCCGCGGCCGGCCGGAGCTCGGCAACCTGCAGGGTCTCTACCAGGCTGCCACTCACTCCGACTACGTGCGTGGCTACCTGGAGAGCTACGGGAGGAAAAGCCACCACGGCAGCCTCTCTACCGGCCACCTCAGCCCCTCTCAGGCCACCCTGCCACCCTCGGGCACCCGCTGCGCCAGCCAGCCCTGCGAGAGGAGCGATGAGCACTGCGCCCAGGACCCCACG agctccaaGGCCGTGCAGGGGCTGACCGGCCTGCGGAACCTCGGCAACACG TGCTTCATGAACTCCATCCTGCAGTGCCTGAGCAACACCAAGGAGCTGCGGGATTACTGCCTGCAGAACCAGTACCTGCGGGACCTCAACAACAACAGCCGCATGCGCACGGCGCTCATGTCAG AGTTTGCAAAGCTGATTCAGCTGCTCTGGACCTCGTCCCCCAACGAGAGCGTGAGCCCCTCCGAGTTCAAGACGCAGATCCAGAGATACGCCCCACGCTTCGTCGGCTACAA CCAGCAGGATGCACAGGAATTCCTGCGGTTCCTGCTGGACGGGCTGCACAGCGAGGTGAACCGTGTGCTGGTGCGGCCCCGGGCCAGCACCGACACCCTGGATCACCTCCC TGACGATGAGAAGAGCCGGCAGATGTGGAGGAGGTACCAGGAGAGGGAGGACAGCCGCATCAGcg ACCTCTTCGTTGGGCAGCTGAAGAGTTCTCTGACCTGCAGTGAGTGCGGCTACTGCTCCACAGCCTTCGACCCCTTCTGGGActtgtccctgcccatccccaAG AAAGGCTACGGGGAGGTGACGCTCATGGATTGCCTCCGGCTCTTCACCAAAGAGGACGTGCTGGATGGGGACGAGAAACCG ACGTGTTGTCGCTGCAAAGCCAGGACAAGGTGCACCAAAAAATTCAGCATCCAGAAGTTCCCCAAGATCTTGGTGCTTC ACCTGAAGCGCTTCTCCGAGGCCAGGATACGAAGCAGCAAACTCACCACTTTCGTCAACTTCCCGCTGAAGGACCTGGACCTCCGGGAATTCGCCTCGCAGAGCTGCA ACCACGCCGTTTACAACCTCTACGCCGTCTCCAACCACTCGGGCACCACCATGGGGGGACACTACACAGCCTACTGCAAGAGCCCTGTGTCCAGCGAGTGGCACAGCTTCAACGACTCCCG CGTCACCCCCATGTCCTCGAGCCACGTGCGCAGCAGCGATGCCTACCTGCTCTTCTACGAGCTGGCCAGCCCGTCCTCCCGCATGtag
- the MFRP gene encoding membrane frizzled-related protein, with protein sequence MKDFTEITLCPEALDGSKTEFCNPVFEGEEPRAEPSVEHPPDKDGTGPAPRRDGLGQQLWAQVGWRYRADCKFTWLCVALMSTILLFLIALLLGIVIHQLTSPHPPGAPATALPARGTVTTTTAPIRRDPPVPKTAATPTESWLPTLRTAAPACGGTLRGPEGSFSSPNYPGPYPPNALCIWRIEVGAGLAIQLRMETFSVEGTASCLFDRLELYEELGTGGTAPAPARGSPARFCGNVPPPTFNTDSNRLRVTFVSDSSVGAQGFSARYRAVAPADKSCAWDEHLCDQGLCLQLGFVCDGFHDCTDRSDEANCSLKHKECGGPLTALEGHLSTPNHPQPYPHQQLCLWQISVPLGHVIDLHFHNFSLESHEDCSFDFVEVHDSAGTGTASLMGRFCGHQLPPTLTSSRHVMTILFVADEGVADDGFFATYQARNATEKTCSPAEFSCGNGECRALESVCDGWHDCPDGTDELNCTGVSYPAFGSVCEPVEVEMCLGLGYNATSFPNIWLAIPDQEGAAEVLQDYQTLMELACYQHLRLLICSLFVPKCTPDGGVLQPCRAVCLAAELRCQQSLGLLGILWPINCNILPDSNDPVECFQP encoded by the exons ATGAAGGATTTTACCGAAATCACGCTTTGCCCCGAGGCTCTGGACGGCAGCAAG ACCGAGTTCTGCAACCCCGTGTTTGAGGGCGAGGAGCCGCGGGCGGAACCGAGCGTGGAGCACCCGCCAGACAAGGATGGAACCGGCCCCGCACCACGCCGGGACGGCCTCG gccagcagctctgggcacaggtGGGCTGGAGGTACCGCGCCGACTGCAAGTTCACTTGGCTCTGCGTGGCTCTGATGAGCAccatcctgctcttcctcatCGCCCTCCTGCTCGGCATCGTCATCCACC agctgacatccccacatccccccGGCGCTCCGGCCACTGCCCTACCCGCCCGTGGCACTGTCACCACCACCACGGCACCCATCCGAAGGGATCCCCCGGTTCCCAAAACAGCCGCCACCCCAACCGAGAGCTGGCTGCCCACGCTCCGCACAGCAGCACCGG CCTGCGGAGGGACCCTGCGGGGCCCCGAGGGCTCCTTCAGCTCCCCCAACTACCCCGGCCCCTACCCCCCCAACGCCCTCTGCATCTGGCGCATCGAGGTGGGCGCCGGCCTCGCCATCCAGCTGAGGATGGAGACCTTCAGCGTGGAGGGCACGGCCTCTTGCCTCTTCGACCGCCTGGAGCTCTACGAAGAGCTTGGCACCGGCGGCACAGCCCCCGCCCCAGCTCGGGGAAGCCCGGCCAG GTTTTGTGGCAACGTGCCCCCCCCGACCTTCAACACCGACTCCAATCGCCTGCGGGTCACCTTCGTGTCCGACAGCAGCGTGGGCGCCCAGGGCTTCAGCGCCCGCTACCGCGCCGTGGCCCCCGCCGACA AGAGCTGCGCCTGGGACGAGCACCTGTGTGACCAGGggctctgcctccagctgggCTTCGTGTGCGACGGCTTCCACGACTGCACGGACAGGAGCGATGAGGCCAACTGCAGCCTGAAACACAAAG AATGCGGGGGGCCGCTGACCGCCTTGGAGGGGCACTTGTCCACCCCGAACCACCCCCAGCCATACCCACACCAGCAG CTGTGCCTCTGGCAGATCTCCGTGCCCCTGGGCCACGTCATCGACCTGCACTTCCACAACTTCAGCCTGGAGTCACACGAGGACTGCAGCTTCGACTTCGTGGAGGTGCACGACAGCGCGGGCACGGGGACCGCCAGCCTCATGGGCAG GTTCTGTGGCCACCAGCTGCCACCCACCCTGACCTCCTCACGGCATGTCATGACCATCCTCTTCGTGGCGGATGAGGGAGTTGCAGATGATGGGTTCTTTGCCACCTACCAAGCCCGCAATGCCACAGAGA AGACCTGCAGCCCCGCGGAGTTTTCCTGTGGGAATGGTGAGTGCCGGGCGCTGGAGTCTGTGTGTGACGGCTGGCACGACTGCCCTGACGGCACCGACGAGCTGAACTGCACCGGGGTGTCCTACCCTGCCTTTG GGTCTGTCTGCGAGCCCGTGGAAGTGGAGATGTGCTTGGGGCTGGGCTACAACGCCACCTCATTCCCCAACATCTGGCTGGCCATCCCAGaccaggagggagctgcagaggtgctgcaggacTACCAG ACACTGATGGAGCTGGCGTGTTACCAGCACCTCCGCCTGCTCATCTGCAGCCTCTTCGTGCCCAAGTGCACCCCGGACGGGGgagtgctgcagccctgccgGGCTGTGTGCCTGGCGGCGGAGCTGCGCTGCCAGCAGTCCCTCGGCCTCCTCGGCATCCTCTGGCCCATCAACTGCAACATCCTGCCCGATTCAAATGACCCCGTAGAGTGCTTCCAGCCCTGA